The DNA region CTATGGGGACTTCAACGAAGCGGTCATGACCAATATGGAAGCTCCCTTTGAGCAGCTCCTGGATCGGCTCGAGCCGCCGGTAGCTAGAATCTTGGCTGATTTTGAGCTTCAGTGGCCTATCGACGTCGGTTGTCGAAGGAAAATTCCAGTGGCATCCCTTTGGACCATGTCAGCgtctttttttttggagcttCATCGTGCTCTTGCTCTCATTGAAAATGGGCATTTGTCGCTTCACTTTTCAGGTTAGCATGCGCCTTTATTCATTTTCGTTACAATTATAATTAGTATTAGAACTTTCATTTAAATGGGTTACAGCTTTATCTTATATTCATTGAACTTCTTTGGGTGGAACAGTTGACTTTTATATGTGAGAAATGaacaatgtttttttctttttttggtaacgAGAAATGAACGATTATCACTAGATCTTGATCTGTACGACTGTACTTTTTCAATCCTTCCTGATCTCTTGAcaattgaccaaaaaaaaaaaaaaaaattgtccccaTCTTTTGGTCAGAAGTACTCCATCGAGAGATTTGATAGTTGCAACTTTCCGTGATCGCATCATTTCGAAGGTTCGATTTGGGTGGTCAGCCATTCTTACTATTAAGAGAGGCAAATGGAATGTTTAAAAGTATGGATTGtttcttataaataaaaagcaatgtGAAAATGGAATGACCATGAGGGATAtccatgatttttttgttttggtaaaaTAAATCCATGAACCAATAGGAAAACAAACTATTTCCTGATCGAGCCAACATATTTCAAATGCAAAACACTGATATAATGCAATTGGGtgagctatatatataggtgatgGAGAAGAGCAAATGGACACCATACCAGGAATTACTTCAACACAACTAGAAGATCTACAAACAGTAATTCTTGAGACCGACGCACAGGGCTTGGAAACGATCCTCCAAGGCATTTCAAAGGCATACAAGACACAATATCTTCTAGTTAATTCTGTCTATGAACTTGAACCCCGAGCCTTCGACACTTTGAAAGCGATCTTCGCTTTCCCTGTCTACTCTATTGGCCCTGCTACCCGTTACTTGGAGATTGAAGATTCTTCCTCTAAAATTCGCCCTGGTGATTACCATCTAAAATGGTTGGACTCCCAGCCTAAAGATTCTGTCCTGTACTTCTCTCTGGGCAGTTTCATTGTTGTGTCAGACGCGCAAATGGATGCATTTGCTGCAGCGCTGCGTAGCAGCGGCGTTCGATTCTTCTGGGTGGCGCGTGCAGCCTCTTCTCGGCTGAAAGAGAGTTGTGGTGATATGG from Corylus avellana chromosome ca10, CavTom2PMs-1.0 includes:
- the LOC132164788 gene encoding UDP-glycosyltransferase 87A1-like, which encodes MDSIGVEPPTVHHVVAIPFPCQGHTNAMMSLCKLLYSRINNLLITFVVTTEEWRRCIVSVPTPANFRLELITPNIVERPKGLDYGDFNEAVMTNMEAPFEQLLDRLEPPVARILADFELQWPIDVGCRRKIPVASLWTMSASFFLELHRALALIENGHLSLHFSAIYIGDGEEQMDTIPGITSTQLEDLQTVILETDAQGLETILQGISKAYKTQYLLVNSVYELEPRAFDTLKAIFAFPVYSIGPATRYLEIEDSSSKIRPGDYHLKWLDSQPKDSVLYFSLGSFIVVSDAQMDAFAAALRSSGVRFFWVARAASSRLKESCGDMGLVVQWCDQLRVLCHPSVGGFLSHCGWNSTQEAVYAGVPMLTFPQFLDQIPNSRQIVEDWKTGWSVNRAEARSDQILVPKEAIAELVERFMDLESREGNEIRERARELKNLCRQAIAKSGSSYANLDAFICTFFDGHDH